Proteins from one Plasmodium cynomolgi strain B DNA, chromosome 10, whole genome shotgun sequence genomic window:
- a CDS encoding hypothetical protein (putative), whose amino-acid sequence MENEEYNATSLVEKTVDNKEKSIDNDENVKTEKIKKIHEDNSSLESSLESDSDNSEKFEKLLKNAKVVNISSFNKNEEYIKKFGDDINRLRKAEYENIFTQNELLRNDFLNHEKLTKEVQNSLEDAK is encoded by the exons ATGGAAAACGAAGAATACAATGCAACATCCCTAGTAGAAAAAACAGTAGataacaaagaaaaaagcatCGATAATGACGAGAATGtgaaaactgaaaaaattaaaaaaatacacgaGGATAATTCAAGTTTAGAATCAAGTCTAGAATCTGACAGTGATAATtcagaaaaatttgaaaagttACTAAAAAATGCTAAAGTAGTTAATATTTCGAGtttcaataaaaatgaa gaatacattaaaaaatttggtgaTGACATCAACAGGTTGAGAAAAGCGGAATACGAAAACATATTTACACAGAATGAGCTTTTAAGAAATGATTTTTTGAACcatgaaaaattaacaaaagaGGTTCAAAATTCTTTGGAAGACGCAAAGTAA